A stretch of the Nicotiana tabacum cultivar K326 chromosome 6, ASM71507v2, whole genome shotgun sequence genome encodes the following:
- the LOC142181787 gene encoding uncharacterized protein LOC142181787, with protein MSQSSKEKDPAWQYGERTNEKNINVVCKFCNKITTGGIYRFKYHLIGGDRNVTSCPKCPPEVREEIKNFVEKKKEQKNQMVHQPMVANLDDDDDDIEELSLPTKRGRDGSSHGSSTKGPMDCYFSKKPGAKGGGKDVQKIVKDILRDRAVRAFARWVYDAGLPFNCVNYDTFGDFIEVVGQYGPGMKPPTYHEIRGPYLNKEVEETNKIVEEHKVVWNKYGCSIMMDKWTARTGKMIINVLVNSPRGSLFLESIDASDSSTDHIKMFTLFQNTIEKIGPSKVVQVVTDNASENKKASGMIEGAYKNVYWTPCAAHCINLMFGDIFREKPFSTVFGQGVRLHSYISQRPLLLNMMRRFTMQKNLVKPGKTRFATAFLTLHSIHCQKNNLRKMVTSEE; from the coding sequence ATGTCTCAAAGTTCGAAAGAGAAAGACCCGGCTTGGCAATATGGCGAGAGAACTAATGAGAAGAATATAAATGTTGTATGCAAGTTTTGCAACAAGATTACAACGGGTGGCATTTATCGCTTTAAATACCATCTAATTGGTGGCGATAGAAACGTCACAAGTTGTCCGAAATGTCCACCGGAGGTGAGGGAAGAAATAAAGAATTTTgttgagaagaagaaggagcaaaAAAATCAAATGGTTCATCAACCAATGGTGGCCaatcttgatgatgatgatgatgatattgaagAATTGTCACTTCCAACAAAACGGGGAAGAGATGGGTCAAGCCATGGATCATCGACTAAAGGTCCTATGGATTGCTACTTCTCAAAGAAGCCGGGAGCAAAGGGCGGTGGAAAAGATGTACAAAAAATTGTTAAAGACATTTTGAGGGATCGTGCGGTTAGAGCTTTTGCACGATGGGTCTATGATGCCGGGCTCCCCTTCAATTGTGTCAACTATGACACTTTTGGAGACTTTATTGAGGTCGTTGGTCAATACGGACCTGGAATGAAGCCTCCCACTTACCATGAAATAAGAGGTCCTTATCTAAATAAGGAAGTGGAGGAGACTAATAAAATTGTTGAGGAGCATAAAGTTGTGTGGAACAAGTACGGCTGTTCCATTATGATGGATAAGTGGACGGCAAGAACGGGGAAAATGATTATTAATGTGTTGGTGAATTCTCCCCGGGGAAGCTTGTTTCTTGAGTCCATTGATGCTAGTGACTCATCCACTGACCACATCAAAATGTTCACCTTGTTTCAGAATACCATCGAAAAGATTGGTCCAAGCAAAGTTGTTCAAGTGGTCACTGATAATGCAAGTGAAAATAAGAAAGCAAGTGGCATGATTGAAGGAGCGTACAAGAATGTCTATTGGACTCCATGTGCGGCTCATTGTATCAACTTGATGTTCGGGGACATTTTCAGGGAAAAACCCTTCTCTACAGTTTTTGGCCAGGGCGTTAGGTTACATTCTTATATTTCTCAGCGGCCCTTGTTATTGAATATGATGAGAAGATTCACCATGcaaaaaaatttggtgaaaccgGGCAAGACAAGGTTCGCCACTGCTTTCTTGACTCTGCATAGTATCCACTGTCAAAAAAACAATTTGAGAAAGATGGTCACTTCAGAGGAATGA
- the LOC142181788 gene encoding uncharacterized protein LOC142181788 produces MGYLYEAMDRAKETIQASFSDEQKYAKVFQIIDARWDEQLHRLLHATGLILNSSLFYEQHEKNSLAKEVWTGFHQVVIKLNPDEDLQEKIVDQLAIYKAAEGLFKLRLAIKQRTTKSPVEWWDQYGVETPELQAFAIKVLSLTCSSSGCERNWSVFEHIHTKKRNRLTLKRLHNLVFIKYNRALRRRYNHRNIIDPILLDNIDEANEWLTGVPENCEGEEVFEGDSDFTWGDVAVGSGVGEDPYGLRRYTPSSSSIRKGKGVATTSRSLSLTDEDESDHEEEGEEEDDEQYEDNRGIQDFDNLEEEEEE; encoded by the exons ATGGGCTACCTCTATGAAGCTATGGATAGGGCCAAGGAGACTATTCAAGCATCATTCAGTGATGAGCAGAAATATGCAAAGGTCTTTCAGATCATTGATGCAAGATGGGATGAGCAACTTCATAGACTTTTGCATGCAACTGGACTTATTCTGAACTCATCACTCTTTTATGAGCAGCATGAGAAGAATTCATTGGCTAAAGAAGTGTGGACAGGATTCCATCAGGTTGTTATCAAGTTGAACCCAGATGAAGACTTGCAAGAAAAGATAGTAGATCAGCTTGCTATTTACAAGGCAGCTGAAGGACTTTTTAAGCTCCGACTTGCTATTAAACAAAGAACGACGAAGTCGCCAG TTGAATGGTGGGACCAATATGGTGTAGAGACTCCGGAGCTACAGGCTTTCGCCATCAAAGTTCTAAGTTTAACTTGTAGCTCATCTGGATGTGAAAGGAACTGGAGTGTTTTTGAACAC ATTCATACAAAGAAAAGGAATCGACTAACCTTGAAGCGCCTCCATAATCTAGTGTTCATAAAATACAATAGAGCATTGAGGCGTCGCTACAACCACCGCAATATAATTGATCCAATTCTTTTGGACAATATTGATGAGGCTAATGAGTGGCTAACCGGAGTCCCCGAAAATTGCGAAGGTGAAGAAGTATTTGAAGGCGACTCCGATTTCACTTGGGGTGATGTTGCGGTTGGTAGTGGAGTTGGGGAAGATCCTTATGGTTTAAGGAGATATACTCCAAGTTCAAGCTCTATTAGGAAGGGAAAAGGTGTGGCTACTACAAGTCGATCCCTATCCCTAACTGATGAAGATGAAAGTGATCATGAAGAggagggggaagaagaagatgacgagCAATATGAAGATAATAGAGGAATTCAAGATTTTGacaatcttgaagaagaagaagaagagtag